One window of the Natrinema sp. CBA1119 genome contains the following:
- the fdhF gene encoding formate dehydrogenase subunit alpha, with amino-acid sequence MSSDQQEPVKTICPYCGVGCGIMVQPGEEPGDVQFMPWGDAPVNEGRICIKGGAATEVVDHEDRLTDPLIKEEGEFREASWEEAYEYIVGELERIRDEYGPDAMGFFGSSKVMNEENYLLQKLARRYGTNNVDNCTRMCHASTVWALRTSLGAGAMTNSMRDLREEADVFWIQGANPGEQHPIANSQYFRQAVLEGATVIQVDPHANKTTRSFQIDDTDRHQHLQLNPGTDIPLLNIVLTKILEHHEDHPEDGWIDEEFIEERTEGFDHLKETLEDFDKQAAAEECGVDLEAIELAAEKYAEADNAAIFTGMGMSQHACGVDNVQNEINLALITGNLGRPGTGVNPLRGQNNVQGTCDVGAMPNVLPGYQLVDDDEARESVEEVWGFEIPAEPGLTNVEISYEAGDSIKGLYVMGENPVMSEPDANNVADRLEDLEFTVVQDIFPTETAEYADVILPATTWAERGGTVTNTDRRVQRMRGVGKVHENTKHDLEIVSEVGTRLFDDGDDLFGFDDPEAVFEELRQVCPSYHGMTYDLLGEEGLHWPCYEPGDEGDPFLYEHEFDTESGLGRIEGVAHQPPAETPDDEYPLILTTARLEEHYNTGTMSTRSPTLNKQTPENFVDVHPTDAERYGIEDGEYVRLHSRRGEITLEAHVTEDTKEGVVWTTPHFAAASANKLTNHVLDERSKIPEYKAAAAEIDVDIEPLGETADPAAGDD; translated from the coding sequence ATGTCCAGTGATCAGCAAGAGCCAGTCAAGACGATCTGTCCGTACTGTGGCGTCGGGTGTGGAATCATGGTACAGCCCGGCGAGGAGCCCGGCGACGTCCAGTTCATGCCGTGGGGTGACGCCCCGGTTAACGAGGGGCGCATCTGCATTAAAGGCGGCGCGGCGACGGAGGTGGTCGACCACGAGGACCGACTCACCGACCCGCTGATCAAAGAAGAGGGGGAGTTCCGCGAGGCCTCCTGGGAGGAGGCCTACGAGTACATCGTCGGCGAACTCGAGCGGATTCGCGACGAGTACGGCCCGGACGCGATGGGCTTTTTCGGCTCCTCGAAGGTGATGAACGAGGAGAACTACCTCCTCCAGAAGCTGGCTCGCCGGTATGGCACCAACAACGTCGACAACTGCACGCGGATGTGTCACGCCTCGACGGTCTGGGCGCTCCGGACGAGTCTGGGCGCGGGCGCGATGACCAACAGCATGCGCGACCTCCGCGAGGAGGCCGACGTGTTCTGGATTCAGGGGGCGAACCCCGGCGAGCAACATCCGATCGCCAACAGCCAGTACTTCCGGCAGGCCGTCCTCGAGGGGGCGACCGTCATTCAGGTCGACCCGCACGCGAACAAGACGACGCGATCGTTCCAGATCGACGACACCGACCGTCACCAGCACCTCCAGTTGAATCCCGGCACTGACATCCCGCTTCTCAATATCGTCCTCACGAAGATCCTCGAGCACCACGAGGACCACCCCGAGGACGGTTGGATCGACGAGGAGTTCATCGAGGAGCGCACCGAGGGGTTCGACCACCTGAAAGAGACCCTCGAGGATTTCGACAAGCAAGCAGCGGCAGAGGAGTGTGGCGTCGACCTCGAGGCGATCGAACTCGCGGCCGAGAAGTACGCCGAAGCCGACAACGCGGCCATTTTCACCGGGATGGGGATGAGCCAGCACGCTTGCGGCGTCGATAACGTGCAAAACGAGATCAATCTCGCGCTGATCACGGGTAACCTCGGGCGACCCGGCACGGGCGTCAACCCGCTTCGCGGCCAGAACAACGTCCAGGGGACCTGCGACGTCGGTGCGATGCCGAACGTCCTGCCGGGCTACCAGCTAGTCGACGACGACGAGGCCCGCGAGTCCGTCGAGGAGGTCTGGGGCTTCGAGATTCCGGCCGAGCCCGGGCTGACGAACGTCGAAATCTCCTACGAGGCCGGTGACTCGATCAAGGGCCTCTACGTCATGGGCGAGAACCCCGTGATGAGCGAACCCGACGCTAACAACGTCGCCGACCGGCTCGAAGACCTCGAGTTCACGGTCGTCCAAGACATCTTCCCGACCGAAACCGCGGAGTACGCCGACGTCATCCTCCCCGCCACTACCTGGGCCGAACGCGGCGGCACCGTCACCAACACTGACCGGCGCGTCCAGCGGATGCGCGGCGTCGGGAAGGTCCACGAGAACACGAAACACGACCTCGAGATCGTAAGCGAGGTCGGGACGCGGCTGTTCGATGATGGCGACGACCTGTTCGGCTTCGACGACCCCGAGGCGGTCTTCGAGGAGCTCCGGCAGGTCTGTCCGAGCTATCACGGGATGACCTACGATCTGCTGGGCGAGGAGGGACTGCACTGGCCGTGCTACGAGCCCGGTGACGAGGGGGATCCGTTCCTCTACGAACACGAGTTCGACACCGAGAGCGGCCTCGGCCGGATCGAGGGTGTCGCCCACCAGCCGCCGGCCGAGACGCCCGACGACGAGTACCCGCTGATCCTCACGACCGCGCGCCTCGAGGAACACTACAACACCGGGACGATGAGCACGCGATCGCCGACGCTCAACAAGCAGACTCCGGAGAACTTCGTCGACGTGCATCCGACCGACGCCGAGCGCTACGGCATCGAGGACGGCGAGTACGTCCGTCTGCACTCGAGACGGGGCGAGATCACGCTCGAGGCCCACGTGACAGAAGACACCAAAGAGGGGGTCGTCTGGACGACGCCGCACTTCGCGGCCGCCTCGGCGAACAAGCTCACGAACCACGTGCTCGACGAGCGCTCGAAGATTCCCGAATACAAAGCCGCCGCCGCGGAGATCGACGTCGATATCGAACCTCTCGGCGAAACCGCGGATCCGGCGGCCGGGGACGACTGA
- a CDS encoding molybdenum cofactor guanylyltransferase yields MSLESGRDERTAIILAGGHSTRFGEADKAVADLAGTPMIRRVVDRLDPVVDEIVVNCRDEQVTAIRSVLEGGPEFSFAVDPIPDRGPMAGIMTGLRDASGEYAAVVACDMPFVEPALVDHLFDRAAGHEAAVPRLEDQWFQTTQAVYRAGPMAEACERALERDERRVVEPLLDLDYIVVDEDEVREYAPLETFENVNTREEFEAALERLKEDGA; encoded by the coding sequence ATGTCCCTCGAGAGCGGACGAGACGAGCGCACGGCTATCATCCTCGCGGGCGGTCACTCGACCCGCTTCGGCGAGGCGGACAAGGCCGTCGCCGACCTCGCCGGGACGCCGATGATCCGCCGCGTCGTCGATCGCCTCGACCCCGTGGTCGACGAAATCGTCGTCAACTGCCGGGACGAGCAGGTGACGGCGATCCGCTCGGTCCTCGAGGGGGGACCGGAGTTCTCGTTCGCGGTCGACCCGATCCCCGACCGCGGGCCAATGGCGGGCATCATGACTGGGCTTCGCGACGCGAGCGGAGAGTACGCCGCCGTCGTCGCCTGTGACATGCCCTTCGTCGAGCCAGCCCTCGTCGACCACCTCTTCGACCGGGCGGCCGGCCACGAGGCCGCGGTGCCGCGGCTCGAGGACCAGTGGTTTCAGACCACCCAGGCCGTCTATCGCGCCGGGCCGATGGCCGAAGCCTGCGAGCGCGCCCTCGAGCGCGACGAGCGCAGAGTCGTCGAGCCCCTGCTGGACCTCGACTACATCGTCGTCGACGAGGACGAGGTACGCGAGTACGCGCCGCTCGAGACGTTCGAGAACGTCAACACACGCGAGGAGTTCGAGGCGGCGCTCGAGCGACTCAAGGAGGACGGCGCGTGA
- a CDS encoding plastocyanin/azurin family copper-binding protein, giving the protein MPFNRADRRAILRLGGTALATIGTAGCLQSRSSTDRTVTMTGGFGFDPEATTIAPGRTVTWKNTSDVDHTVTASEAELPDGATYFASGGFESERAARNTLTAGLIEPTSEYERTFEVPGTYHYYCIPHESSGMLGTVQVE; this is encoded by the coding sequence ATGCCATTCAACCGCGCTGATCGGCGGGCGATCCTCCGTCTCGGCGGTACCGCACTCGCGACGATCGGGACCGCCGGGTGTCTGCAGAGTCGGTCGTCGACCGATCGGACCGTCACGATGACCGGCGGGTTCGGGTTCGATCCGGAGGCGACGACGATAGCACCCGGACGGACCGTGACCTGGAAGAACACGAGCGACGTCGATCACACGGTCACCGCTTCCGAAGCCGAGCTTCCGGACGGTGCCACGTACTTCGCGAGCGGCGGCTTCGAGTCCGAGCGCGCCGCGAGAAATACCCTGACAGCGGGTCTCATCGAACCGACTTCCGAGTACGAACGGACGTTCGAGGTGCCCGGCACGTACCACTACTACTGTATCCCCCACGAGAGTTCCGGGATGCTCGGGACCGTTCAGGTCGAGTAG